The following coding sequences lie in one Polynucleobacter sp. HIN7 genomic window:
- the msrA gene encoding peptide-methionine (S)-S-oxide reductase MsrA: protein MATILEKAILGGGCFWCLEAVYQRVQGVTHVISGYAGGHVVNPSYEAVCSESTGHAEVVEIEFDPSIISYRQLLEIFFVIHDPTTLNYQGNDVGTQYRSVIYALNDQQLQIAKELVIELEEQRQFSDPIVTEVIMAPVFYPAEDYHQNYYRNHPFQGYCMAVVGPKVSKFKKTFSSLLKD, encoded by the coding sequence GTGGCAACGATCTTAGAGAAGGCGATATTGGGCGGTGGGTGTTTCTGGTGCCTCGAGGCGGTCTATCAGCGCGTTCAGGGCGTTACGCATGTGATCTCGGGATATGCTGGTGGCCATGTTGTTAATCCCAGTTATGAGGCGGTCTGCTCGGAGTCGACTGGGCATGCCGAGGTTGTTGAGATTGAGTTTGATCCCAGCATTATTTCCTATCGGCAGTTGCTAGAGATCTTCTTTGTGATTCATGATCCAACCACATTGAACTACCAGGGTAATGACGTAGGAACGCAATATCGCTCGGTGATTTATGCCCTTAACGATCAGCAATTACAAATTGCTAAGGAGCTAGTCATAGAGCTTGAGGAGCAAAGACAGTTTTCTGATCCGATTGTTACGGAAGTGATCATGGCCCCCGTTTTTTATCCTGCGGAAGACTACCATCAGAATTACTATCGCAATCACCCATTTCAGGGTTATTGCATGGCAGTTGTAGGTCCTAAGGTTAGTAAGTTTAAAAAGACTTTCTCATCTTTACTGAAAGATTGA
- the pdxH gene encoding pyridoxamine 5'-phosphate oxidase, whose amino-acid sequence MSSISKNLADLRKNYTAGQLSEHELPLDPIILFESWFEQASQAECPEPNAMVLATADASGTPSARVVLLKGISQGDFCFFTNYESQKGQELAIRPQAALLFHWHELERQVRINGIVSKLSAAESDDYFFQRPPASRIGAWASPQSREIESRAFLEQEELRFKQQFGENPPRPSQWGGYRLRPEKIEFWQGRPSRLHDRILYTKAQETWRISRLAP is encoded by the coding sequence ATGAGTTCAATCAGTAAAAACTTAGCCGATTTACGGAAAAACTATACCGCAGGGCAACTATCGGAACATGAGCTGCCTTTAGATCCCATCATCCTGTTTGAAAGCTGGTTTGAGCAAGCTAGTCAGGCAGAATGTCCCGAGCCCAATGCCATGGTGCTAGCAACGGCGGATGCATCAGGTACGCCCTCAGCCCGGGTGGTTTTATTAAAAGGAATCAGCCAAGGTGATTTTTGTTTCTTTACGAATTACGAAAGTCAAAAGGGGCAAGAGCTTGCAATCCGCCCACAAGCGGCACTACTATTTCATTGGCACGAGCTAGAACGCCAAGTAAGGATTAATGGGATTGTCTCCAAACTAAGTGCAGCTGAGAGCGATGATTACTTTTTTCAACGCCCCCCAGCCTCTCGCATAGGCGCCTGGGCTTCACCCCAAAGCCGAGAAATTGAAAGTCGTGCTTTTTTAGAACAAGAAGAATTACGCTTTAAACAACAATTTGGCGAAAATCCCCCAAGACCAAGCCAGTGGGGAGGATATCGTTTAAGGCCCGAGAAGATTGAGTTTTGGCAAGGTCGCCCCTCACGTTTACATGATCGTATTTTGTACACCAAGGCTCAAGAGACATGGCGCATTAGTCGCTTGGCGCCATAG
- a CDS encoding tRNA threonylcarbamoyladenosine dehydratase encodes MTNERVLDPSTCESNEVADRRFAGVARLYGEDAFKAFGQATVAVIGLGGVGSWAAEALARSAVGHLVLIDFDHIAPSNVNRQLHAIEGSFGKAKVLAMAERLQAINPMITITMHDVFAEPANLEQIIPHNSFVLDACDDVSAKVVLASFCKKQKIPLVMCGGAGGKVNPRFLNADDLAKATHDPLLAKIRAELRKNHSFTKDLKLPMGIRAVYSAENMRGDGSSGLACSGYGSTVNVTASFGFLAAAEILSAIQSQTKN; translated from the coding sequence ATGACAAACGAAAGAGTGCTTGACCCAAGTACGTGTGAAAGCAATGAAGTGGCAGATCGACGATTTGCTGGGGTGGCTCGTCTTTATGGCGAGGATGCCTTTAAAGCATTTGGCCAAGCCACGGTTGCGGTGATCGGCTTGGGTGGGGTTGGCTCATGGGCTGCTGAGGCTTTGGCTCGCTCTGCGGTTGGGCATTTGGTTTTGATCGATTTTGATCATATTGCCCCCAGTAATGTGAATCGTCAGTTGCATGCCATTGAAGGTAGTTTTGGGAAAGCTAAAGTGCTGGCTATGGCTGAGCGTCTTCAAGCCATTAATCCAATGATCACGATTACCATGCATGATGTATTTGCGGAGCCAGCCAATTTGGAGCAGATCATTCCGCATAACTCTTTTGTACTGGATGCCTGTGACGATGTATCGGCGAAGGTAGTGCTGGCTAGTTTTTGTAAAAAACAGAAGATTCCATTGGTGATGTGCGGAGGCGCAGGCGGAAAGGTCAACCCACGTTTTTTAAATGCGGATGATTTAGCCAAAGCCACACACGACCCCCTATTAGCAAAAATCAGGGCTGAGCTCAGAAAAAACCATTCTTTTACCAAGGACCTGAAGTTGCCGATGGGGATTCGGGCGGTTTACTCCGCAGAGAATATGCGTGGAGACGGAAGTAGTGGCTTGGCATGTTCAGGTTATGGCTCTACAGTGAACGTCACCGCCTCTTTTGGGTTTTTGGCTGCTGCAGAAATTTTGAGTGCAATCCAAAGTCAAACCAAAAATTAA
- a CDS encoding uroporphyrinogen-III synthase: MKGFEPAIIVTRPTGQARRLTELIQAATQAVYPSVRMVSLPLLTIIPKNDFALLTQLRTALQRSTLIIFVSPNAIECAMRAVDDANSSWGQLVNPGVKIGVVGQSSQEALIRHGLTKASILVPAHDESDSEGLWRVLQSKITDWPKESVLIIKGEGGRETLIEQLRSVGAGLEIVSIYSRAPLDLASPLWQSCTELDPRHTLWILTSSEAVRHLGERCKEVNRIPRLAIENSSALCSHANIAYAAQQIGFRNISVCEPRDESISQSAAAWLVEQVKRFP, from the coding sequence GTGAAGGGGTTTGAACCGGCGATCATCGTAACCCGACCGACCGGTCAAGCACGCCGCTTAACTGAATTAATCCAAGCAGCTACGCAGGCAGTTTATCCATCGGTGCGGATGGTGAGTCTTCCCTTGCTGACGATTATTCCAAAAAATGATTTCGCGCTCCTAACGCAATTACGCACAGCCTTACAACGCTCAACACTGATCATTTTTGTGAGCCCCAATGCGATTGAGTGCGCCATGCGAGCCGTTGATGATGCGAACTCGTCTTGGGGGCAATTAGTGAATCCTGGAGTAAAGATTGGGGTGGTGGGGCAGAGCAGTCAAGAGGCGCTGATCCGGCACGGCCTAACCAAAGCATCCATCTTGGTTCCCGCCCACGATGAATCGGACTCTGAGGGTCTATGGAGGGTCCTTCAATCCAAGATCACTGACTGGCCTAAGGAATCCGTTTTGATTATTAAGGGAGAGGGGGGTCGTGAGACCCTAATCGAGCAATTGCGTTCAGTCGGCGCTGGGCTTGAGATCGTATCAATTTACTCGCGTGCTCCATTAGATCTTGCTAGCCCATTATGGCAGTCGTGCACCGAACTTGATCCACGGCATACGTTGTGGATCTTAACCTCGTCTGAGGCGGTGCGGCATTTGGGTGAGCGCTGTAAAGAGGTCAACCGAATTCCAAGACTTGCGATTGAGAATAGCTCGGCTTTGTGCAGTCATGCCAATATCGCATATGCAGCTCAGCAAATCGGTTTTAGAAATATCTCGGTTTGTGAGCCGCGGGACGAGTCAATTAGTCAGTCTGCGGCAGCTTGGTTAGTAGAGCAGGTAAAAAGATTTCCATAA
- a CDS encoding chorismate--pyruvate lyase family protein yields the protein MLWRKSRSPSTWHQLDHGAPLGAPLALQEWLSDTGSLTRKLEKALHYPEDRHLELQILADGKQNLVASEKKFFRRPIHRSRVREILLCDQGDPIVMARSVLPITSSIGSNHTILKLGHKPLGAVLFAKVLKGRFRPIRQIVRLDHHHPEWKACQRRYADLPKRVWARRTLYQLNGHPLLVMEIFLPALLTKLPQTD from the coding sequence ATGTTGTGGCGGAAGTCTCGCTCCCCATCGACCTGGCATCAACTTGACCATGGAGCACCCTTGGGTGCTCCATTGGCATTACAAGAATGGTTAAGCGATACTGGATCGCTCACACGCAAACTCGAGAAAGCACTTCACTATCCCGAAGATCGCCACCTTGAATTACAAATCCTTGCCGATGGCAAACAAAATTTAGTTGCATCCGAAAAAAAATTCTTTCGACGCCCAATCCATCGCTCGCGGGTTCGTGAGATTTTGCTGTGCGATCAGGGTGACCCAATTGTGATGGCGCGTAGCGTATTGCCCATCACAAGTTCGATTGGCAGTAACCATACGATTCTGAAATTGGGTCATAAACCCTTGGGTGCCGTTTTATTTGCCAAAGTTCTCAAAGGGCGCTTTCGCCCCATTCGGCAAATTGTTCGTTTGGACCATCATCATCCAGAGTGGAAAGCCTGCCAACGACGGTATGCGGATCTCCCCAAACGCGTTTGGGCCAGACGCACACTCTACCAACTCAACGGTCACCCTCTACTGGTTATGGAAATCTTTTTACCTGCTCTACTAACCAAGCTGCCGCAGACTGACTAA
- a CDS encoding DEAD/DEAH box helicase: protein MSHSTEITNHSFASLNLAAPLLKNIEALGYTQATPVQAQVIPAALEGGDLLVSSQTGSGKTAAFLLPLLHQLVLANPNGSPVPGRAQPKILVLCPTRELAQQVATDAINLARGIKSLRIATIMGGMPYGKQIQAIKGASLVVATPGRLLDLFNSRAIRLDQVECLVVDEADRMLDLGFAEDLEAIDERCKGRSQTLMFSATFAPRIMSLASNLTKDAKRIELAHAGEAHANIAQKLHWADNMAHKHRLLEHLLSDPELDQAVVFASTQVESEKIADTLRANGYQASALHGAMPQAVRNRRLDSLRKGQTRILVATDVAARGIDVPRISHVINFGLPMKPEDYTHRIGRTGRAGRNGIAITLAEHRDRVKIRAIERFTQQPMAAAEIAGLEPQQKPSSHKPNHRPGAAKRSKPKFGGQARKSSGPRFGSRTGSFQNSTRQH from the coding sequence ATGTCACATTCTACTGAAATTACGAACCATTCATTTGCTTCATTGAACTTAGCTGCGCCCTTACTCAAGAACATTGAGGCGCTGGGCTATACACAAGCCACCCCCGTCCAAGCACAGGTTATTCCTGCGGCCCTCGAGGGCGGCGATTTATTGGTGAGCAGCCAAACTGGAAGCGGTAAAACTGCTGCTTTTTTATTGCCACTTCTTCATCAACTTGTTCTTGCCAATCCCAATGGTAGCCCTGTACCTGGTCGCGCTCAGCCCAAGATCTTGGTCTTGTGTCCAACCCGCGAACTAGCGCAACAAGTTGCCACCGATGCGATTAATCTGGCGCGCGGTATCAAGAGCCTACGGATTGCCACCATCATGGGTGGTATGCCCTACGGCAAGCAAATCCAAGCGATTAAGGGGGCAAGCTTAGTGGTAGCGACTCCAGGTCGCTTACTGGACTTATTTAACTCACGCGCCATTCGCTTAGATCAAGTTGAGTGCTTGGTGGTCGATGAGGCTGATCGCATGTTGGATCTTGGCTTTGCTGAAGATCTTGAGGCAATTGATGAGCGTTGCAAAGGTCGTTCTCAAACACTCATGTTCTCAGCAACGTTTGCCCCGCGCATCATGAGCCTAGCGTCAAACCTCACAAAAGACGCCAAACGGATCGAGCTTGCCCATGCTGGTGAAGCGCATGCCAATATCGCCCAGAAACTTCATTGGGCTGACAACATGGCGCACAAGCATCGCCTGTTGGAGCACCTGCTCTCCGACCCCGAGCTCGATCAAGCAGTTGTCTTCGCGAGCACCCAAGTAGAAAGCGAAAAGATTGCTGACACCTTGCGTGCCAATGGCTATCAAGCGAGCGCCTTGCATGGCGCGATGCCACAGGCCGTTCGCAACCGTCGCCTCGATTCATTACGCAAAGGCCAAACCCGGATTTTGGTCGCCACTGATGTAGCTGCGCGTGGAATTGACGTGCCCCGAATCAGTCACGTGATCAATTTTGGTCTGCCCATGAAACCAGAGGACTATACACACCGTATCGGTCGTACTGGTCGTGCTGGACGCAATGGCATTGCCATTACACTAGCTGAGCATCGTGATCGCGTGAAGATTAGAGCGATTGAGCGATTTACTCAGCAACCCATGGCTGCTGCTGAAATTGCAGGTCTTGAGCCTCAACAAAAACCAAGCTCACATAAACCTAATCATCGCCCTGGAGCTGCCAAACGCAGTAAACCCAAGTTTGGGGGTCAGGCGCGTAAAAGTTCAGGGCCGCGCTTTGGTTCACGTACTGGCTCATTTCAAAATAGCACACGTCAGCACTAA
- the ald gene encoding alanine dehydrogenase, translated as MIIGIPKEIKNNEFRVGLTPSLVSSLMQQGHTVLVEQHAGAQIGFANEQYEAAGAKLMADAKAVFADAELIVKVKEPQPQECAMLHEDQTLFTYLHLAPDPVQTEALIKSKAICIAYETVTSSSGALPLLAPMSEVAGRMSIQAGAAHLEKSKGGSGLLLGGIPGVTAAKVLILGAGVVGRHALQIAVGMGAHVSIMDRDLDRLRQIDALYGNRVQTLFSDQQSIENAVRDSDLVIGAVLLPGGSAPKLVTAAMIGQMRAGSVVVDVAIDQGGCFETSRPTTHAEPTYVEHGVIHYCVANMPGAVARTSTIGLTNATYPFIEQIANLGVIEALRQSTHLRNGLSVYQGQLTSAPVARAQKRSYVSADEALLRPDLVEVCD; from the coding sequence ATGATTATTGGTATTCCAAAAGAAATTAAGAACAATGAGTTTCGAGTTGGCCTCACCCCTAGTTTGGTGAGTAGTCTGATGCAGCAAGGTCACACAGTGTTAGTGGAGCAACATGCTGGGGCACAAATTGGTTTTGCTAACGAGCAATACGAAGCAGCTGGAGCAAAATTAATGGCAGATGCTAAAGCGGTCTTCGCAGATGCTGAGTTGATTGTGAAGGTGAAGGAGCCACAGCCACAGGAGTGCGCGATGCTTCACGAGGATCAAACTCTCTTTACCTATTTACACCTGGCCCCTGATCCAGTGCAAACGGAAGCATTAATCAAGTCCAAGGCCATCTGTATTGCTTATGAGACGGTGACCTCATCGAGTGGCGCACTCCCGCTCTTGGCACCCATGAGTGAGGTGGCTGGGCGGATGTCCATTCAGGCGGGGGCGGCGCATTTGGAGAAATCCAAAGGTGGCTCTGGATTATTGTTAGGCGGCATTCCTGGGGTTACTGCGGCAAAGGTATTGATCTTAGGCGCAGGTGTTGTAGGGCGCCATGCCTTACAAATTGCCGTCGGTATGGGCGCTCACGTGAGCATTATGGATCGCGACTTGGATCGACTGCGGCAGATTGATGCACTCTATGGCAATCGAGTCCAAACCCTATTTTCTGATCAGCAGAGTATTGAGAATGCAGTGAGAGATAGTGATTTAGTGATTGGCGCAGTGTTATTACCAGGTGGTTCGGCGCCAAAATTGGTGACCGCAGCCATGATCGGGCAGATGCGAGCTGGATCGGTGGTGGTGGATGTAGCGATTGACCAGGGTGGTTGCTTTGAGACCTCGCGACCCACCACCCATGCGGAACCCACTTATGTTGAGCATGGGGTGATTCATTATTGTGTGGCTAATATGCCAGGCGCGGTTGCCAGAACATCCACGATTGGTTTAACCAATGCAACCTATCCCTTCATTGAGCAGATTGCTAATCTTGGGGTGATAGAAGCATTGCGCCAGAGCACGCATTTAAGGAATGGCTTAAGCGTCTATCAAGGGCAACTCACTTCGGCACCCGTCGCCCGGGCACAGAAGCGGTCGTACGTCTCAGCAGATGAGGCTTTGCTGCGCCCCGATTTAGTCGAGGTCTGTGACTAA
- a CDS encoding amino acid permease, with protein MKGVLLEKNEEGLKRHLKVRHIRLMALGSTIGVGLFLGSATAIQIAGPSILLAYFLAGLVAFVVLRTLGEMAVHEPVTGSFATYANTYVNPLAGYMVGWGYWTYWVVVAIAEVTAVGIYMGVWFPDIPQWIWALSSIILMGLINLIAVKVFGEFEFWFALIKIMAIVLMIALGCSVIFFGFTNDWVPMGLGNLWQHGGFFPNGFSGFLLSLHMVLFAYVGIEMIGLSAGEAQNPKQTIPMAIDSLIWRILIFYLGALMVILAIFPWNEVGQQGSPFVAMFERIGLREAAGVVNFVVITAALSACNAGVFSGGRLLYALSANGYAPKPFVKLSNNGVPHRAVIGTVCVPMVGVILNYFVPEKAFHYMMAAVTFVGLMVWISILYTHYRFRASLSKDQLAQLSYRTPLWPYSSWFALAFIALVIVLMSFHEDARMALIVGPILLTIYLILYFVLGIDKKHVLQLGEQK; from the coding sequence ATGAAAGGAGTTCTCTTGGAGAAGAATGAAGAAGGCTTAAAGCGCCATCTCAAAGTCAGACACATTCGCTTAATGGCTTTGGGTTCGACCATTGGTGTCGGTTTGTTTTTAGGATCTGCCACCGCAATTCAAATTGCAGGACCATCAATTTTGCTTGCTTATTTTTTAGCCGGCCTGGTTGCATTCGTGGTTTTGCGAACCTTAGGTGAAATGGCGGTTCACGAGCCAGTCACAGGGTCATTTGCCACCTATGCCAATACCTATGTCAATCCCTTAGCTGGATACATGGTGGGTTGGGGCTATTGGACCTACTGGGTGGTGGTAGCTATTGCCGAAGTCACCGCGGTTGGTATCTATATGGGGGTTTGGTTCCCAGATATACCGCAGTGGATTTGGGCGCTATCGTCCATCATCCTGATGGGGCTCATTAATCTGATTGCAGTCAAAGTATTTGGTGAGTTTGAGTTTTGGTTTGCGCTCATCAAGATCATGGCGATTGTGCTCATGATCGCTTTGGGCTGCTCGGTCATTTTCTTTGGGTTTACCAACGATTGGGTACCAATGGGATTGGGAAATCTTTGGCAGCATGGCGGATTTTTCCCGAACGGCTTTAGTGGATTTTTGCTCTCCTTGCATATGGTCTTGTTTGCCTATGTTGGTATTGAGATGATCGGCCTATCGGCGGGCGAGGCACAAAATCCAAAACAGACGATCCCAATGGCAATTGATTCATTGATCTGGCGCATCCTGATTTTTTATCTGGGCGCATTGATGGTGATCTTGGCTATCTTTCCTTGGAATGAAGTAGGTCAGCAAGGCAGTCCATTTGTAGCGATGTTTGAGCGTATTGGTTTGCGTGAGGCTGCAGGTGTTGTTAATTTTGTGGTCATTACCGCTGCCTTATCTGCTTGTAACGCTGGTGTATTTAGTGGTGGCAGATTACTGTATGCACTCTCAGCTAATGGCTACGCACCAAAGCCTTTTGTCAAGCTGTCAAACAATGGCGTGCCGCATCGCGCTGTGATTGGAACGGTTTGCGTACCAATGGTAGGCGTGATCCTGAACTATTTTGTCCCCGAGAAGGCATTCCACTACATGATGGCAGCCGTTACATTTGTGGGCCTCATGGTTTGGATTTCCATTCTGTATACACACTATCGCTTTCGGGCAAGCCTTAGCAAAGATCAGCTTGCTCAATTGTCGTATCGCACACCATTGTGGCCCTATTCCAGTTGGTTTGCCTTGGCCTTCATCGCGCTCGTCATTGTCTTGATGAGTTTTCATGAGGATGCGCGCATGGCACTCATTGTGGGTCCGATCTTATTAACCATTTATTTGATCCTGTATTTCGTATTGGGGATTGATAAAAAACACGTACTTCAATTAGGAGAGCAAAAATGA
- the leuE gene encoding leucine efflux protein LeuE — protein sequence MLDWMNLTHVGVVQLPTFILGTIAIVLLPGPNSLYVLTASSKLGWRAGAWASLGIVVGDSILMIAIVLGAASLLQNSPGLFMALRWLGAIYLLWLAWGLMQTAWNRLQNRSLQKNDQTNSMRLMQMHPFVAALVLSLTNPKAIFFFISFFTQFVDPQFANPAQSFLYLAIILQMISITYLGALIWVGETLAHRMERHPQWAAVMWFGVGALFIYFALRLLIGG from the coding sequence ATGCTGGATTGGATGAATTTGACCCATGTTGGCGTCGTACAGTTGCCAACCTTTATTCTGGGCACCATCGCGATTGTTTTATTGCCGGGCCCAAACTCCCTTTATGTTCTGACAGCCTCATCCAAGCTGGGCTGGAGGGCCGGGGCGTGGGCATCATTGGGCATTGTGGTGGGCGATTCAATTCTGATGATTGCCATTGTTTTGGGTGCCGCATCGCTCCTACAGAACTCTCCAGGCCTTTTCATGGCATTACGTTGGCTGGGGGCGATTTACTTGCTGTGGCTAGCTTGGGGCCTGATGCAAACCGCTTGGAATCGCCTTCAAAACCGATCTTTGCAGAAAAATGACCAAACAAACTCGATGCGACTCATGCAAATGCATCCATTTGTGGCTGCACTCGTTTTATCGCTCACCAATCCCAAGGCCATTTTTTTCTTCATCTCCTTCTTTACCCAGTTTGTCGATCCACAATTTGCCAATCCAGCCCAGAGTTTTTTATACCTTGCCATCATTTTGCAGATGATTAGCATCACCTACTTGGGGGCACTGATTTGGGTTGGTGAAACTCTGGCTCATCGAATGGAGCGCCATCCGCAATGGGCGGCTGTGATGTGGTTTGGGGTTGGCGCACTATTTATCTATTTTGCGTTACGCTTATTGATAGGCGGTTAA